CTTTTCATAATTCAACCTAATTAATTCAAGCAAGGGAGGTATATCAGTTTCTGAATTAACTTGAAATCCTGTCCAATCGGAATCAGTATCAAATGTGTAGACAATGTAGTTTTTTCTTCTCGGACAAAAATACGCGATTACTTTCCCCGACACTTTAACAGAGACATCATACTTTACAGGATCAATGGAAATCCTCTTATCATCATATTTTTTCACATCTTCAAGTAGCTTCTTAAAGCTTTCTTTAACTTTGTCATCTTGTATGTAGTTCAATCTCTGTTCTATTGTGTAAACTTCCATTGGCTGAATTCTACCAGGAATAGTTACTTCATTGAATACAGGCAATATTTCTGTAGTGCCATTAACTTTAATACATTTATAGGAAAAGAGACTTATTGGTACATCAATCCATGATGATCTTTTTAGCAGATTGATTGAAAAACTTGGTGCCATAAGAAATAATCTTGGTTTTTGTGTGGGATCAATACCTATACCAGATATCTTATTATAGATTCGGCAGAGAGATTCAATATTTTTTGTCACATCTTCATAATAGTCAATTCCTTGGACAAGCATATTGTCTTCTTCCACTACTTTCAATTCTGCTACTACCAGTGCATTTCCAGAATCTACAAACAAAACATCTAAAGGTCCTCGCTCAGTTCTTTTCTGATGATCAAGGTAGCGTAATCCCTTTTCTATTTTATCTGAGTTAATAGAAACAATTGATTCAAATGTTTTTTCATTAACTTCGACTGTTTCGTATGACATGTCTATTCTCCTAGTTTGTTCTCAGTAGCTCTAACAGTATAATTGGGCCAAAGCTGATTGCTTTGGATAACGTTTGGAAAGCCGTTCAGCAATAGAGCATTTACATTCCCGCGTGTCAAGGAAAAATATTGGTGTCAACTTGACTACTATCAATATGTTACGATCTGCATGAAGCCGATGAAAACATCTTGAGTTGGATCGCGCAGTCTGGTATTTTTACCGATATGGAGAAGCAAATAGACAAAGTCAGCTGTGCCAGAAATGCTCCCGTCTCGTTTCCGCGATGGCGTGAAGTGTTGCATTCGGAAATCGGCGATCCCTCCAAAAGGAACGGGATGGAACAGGACATCTTTGCCTGCTGAAGTTTCTCAAGGCAAACGCCCGGCGTGCCTCGGTGGAATCCGTTCTGGATTATCTGCATCATATCGAAGAACAGGGGCAAAAAACCGATTTGGTGCGCGCATCCCTGCGATGGTTTTTCAAATCCGCTGCCGTTCAGTCGGGGTTGCCGGATACGGCTCATCCTGAACAGGATGCCCGACAACACGTCATCGAACTGGAAAGACCGGATGCGGGTTTGACAGCCTGGGAAAAACGCCTGGTTACCGCCATTCGACGCAAGCATTTGCAGTGGCGCACCGAACAGACCTACCGGGGGTGGGCGAGATGCTTTGCCGTATGGTTGGAAGGGCGGCCGGTCGAGGAGGCGAGCGCCGCCGACATCCGGGGGTTTCTCGACCATCTCGCCGTGGATGCGAGGGTTTCGGCCAGCACTCAGCGCCAGGCCCTGAACACACTGGTTTTCTTTCAGAAAGAGGCGCTGGAGCGCGATCCGGGAGATTTTTCCGGCTACCGTCCCGGCCGCGCCAGCAGAAGAATTCCCGTTGTTCTGAGCCGGCGGGAGTGCCAGTCGCTGTTTGCCGAGATGTCCGGAACGAACCGTCTCATGGCCCGGCTCATGTACGGTGCGGGGCTGCGCCTGATGGAACTGCTTCGCCTCAGGGTGCAGGACGTGAACTTCGAACAGGGGATCGTCATCATCCGCAGCGGCAAGGGGGGCAAGGACCGGGTGAGCGTGCTGCCGGAAAGTCTGCGGGAGGCCCTGCTGGAGCATCGCGAACGTCTCCGGCGGCTCTTCGATGAAGACAGGCAGGAAGGTTTGCCGGGGGTATGGCTTCCCGATTCCGTGGAAAATAAAATTCCCACGGCGGGGGTACTCTGGGCGTGGCAGTGGTTTTCCCCCTCGCGCCAGTTGGCGATCGACCGGCGCAGCGGCCTCAAGCGGCGTCATCACCTGAACGACGCCGCTTTCCAGAGCGCCATCCGCAAGGCGCCGAGAGCGGCCGATCTCAGAAATAGCTGACAAGATTTCGTTTACGGCAGAACCTTCATCGACTTGATGACGACTGACGTTTTCGGGACGTCCCGGAAACCATCCCGCGTGCCGGTACGGACGGCGGCAATTCTGTTGACAACGGCCATCCCCTCGACTACCTTGCCGAATACCGCATAGCCGTATCCTTGCGGCGTTTTGTCGCGGTGGTTCAGAAACACGTTGTCGGCCACGTTGATGAAGAACTGGGCGGTGGCCGAATCGACAACCGCGGTGCGGGCCATCGCGAGCGTGCCGGTCTGGTTTTTCAGGCCATTGTCCGCTTCGTTCTTGATCGGCGCCCCGGTCTGTTTCTGCGTCAAATCGGGGGTGAATCCGCCGCCCTGAACCATGAAGCCGGGAATCACCCGATGGAAAATAACGCCGTCATAAAAACCGCTCCGGACATAGCCCAGGAAGTTCCTGACCGAGGTCGGCGCCTCCTTCGCGAAAAGCTCCAGTTTGACGTTTCCCAGGCTGGTTTCCATCAGTATGACCGGATTCCCGGTGGCCGGTTCGGCGGCGATTGCACCGGTGGTGCAGAAAAGTGACAGACCCGATAACATTATGGCAATAATCCTTTTCAACATGGCCTTCTCCTTACAGATTTCAGTGGCAACTCCGTCAGCTAAAGCAGACGGCTTCTTGCCCACTGTGGGTATGCGATGAAAGATACTGACATATGAGCCAATTGCAAAACTCCCAACGCTGTCATTCCCGCGACGCTTCTGGGCGGGAAAACGAAGTTTAATGTTCATAATCCAGTTTTTAACTATTTGAAATCATGGATGCCCGACAAAAGCATTCGGGCATGACACGGAGTTTTGCAATTACCTCATATGTCCAAAAACTTATTGACACAAGAGGTCGCGCAATATGCTCCACGCCGCAAAAAGGGAGTTCTTGTCAATCGGCAGACCGTGAGCCGCTATGCCCGGTTTGTTATGGGCTCGATGACGAGCTGTTGAAGTTGAATGGTAAATAACTCAGGGATGGAACGTGAATGCCTTGGAGCAGCCCCAGATGATGGTATATCTCCCGCACCATGCACAACAGCTCCTTACCCTCTTGTTCCGTCACCGCCCTCTGGGGGTAACAGCTTTTCGAAAATTGTTAGTTACCCCAATAGTTACCCCCAAAAAACTTGGATTCAGGAAACCAACATAACACCATCCTGGACGATAGACAAGAAAAAACCCGCCATTTCTAACGGGTTTTTTCTCTTATTCGGACTGTAAAAAACAACATGAAACATGCTATTGGCGGAGAGAGGGGGATTCGAACCCCCGTGAGAGCTTTTGGCCCCCAAATCGATTTCGAGTCGATCCCGTTACGACCACTTCGGTACCTCTCCGGTTCAGCAAGCCTTCCCGACAAAAGGGAAGGCTTTTCTTAAGAATAATAATGGTAAGCGCTTTGTTTATAGAACCGCGCATTGCCCGCTTCCTTCGGGAAGCTTTTTAACGTGAGGAGGATAACCTTTTCCGGCGAAAAAATCCACTTAAAATTTCTCCGCACGCTTCGTGTAAAACGCCGCCCTGAACGGCGACTGCGTGGTTGAGGCGCCGGTCGTCAAAAACATGATACAGGCTTTGGGCGGCGCCGTTTTTGGGATCGGCCGCCCCGAAGACAAGCCGCGCTATCCGGGCTTGAATGATGGCCCCGGCGCACATCAGGCACGGCTCCAGCGTAACGTAAAGGGTGGCGTCGGCGAGGCGGTAATTGCCGATTAGCGAAGCGGCGGCGCGAAGCGCGAGAATCTCGGCGTGGGCCGAGGGGTCGTGCAGGGCAATCGGACTGTTGCAGGCGGCGG
The window above is part of the Syntrophales bacterium genome. Proteins encoded here:
- the tadA gene encoding tRNA adenosine(34) deaminase TadA, with protein sequence MIKTLKTCQDSQEMDEKWMKAAFAQAELALAAGEVPVGAVIVMNDELLSAACNSPIALHDPSAHAEILALRAAASLIGNYRLADATLYVTLEPCLMCAGAIIQARIARLVFGAADPKNGAAQSLYHVFDDRRLNHAVAVQGGVLHEACGEILSGFFRRKRLSSSR
- a CDS encoding peptidylprolyl isomerase, which produces METSLGNVKLELFAKEAPTSVRNFLGYVRSGFYDGVIFHRVIPGFMVQGGGFTPDLTQKQTGAPIKNEADNGLKNQTGTLAMARTAVVDSATAQFFINVADNVFLNHRDKTPQGYGYAVFGKVVEGMAVVNRIAAVRTGTRDGFRDVPKTSVVIKSMKVLP
- a CDS encoding phage integrase N-terminal SAM-like domain-containing protein, with product MESVLDYLHHIEEQGQKTDLVRASLRWFFKSAAVQSGLPDTAHPEQDARQHVIELERPDAGLTAWEKRLVTAIRRKHLQWRTEQTYRGWARCFAVWLEGRPVEEASAADIRGFLDHLAVDARVSASTQRQALNTLVFFQKEALERDPGDFSGYRPGRASRRIPVVLSRRECQSLFAEMSGTNRLMARLMYGAGLRLMELLRLRVQDVNFEQGIVIIRSGKGGKDRVSVLPESLREALLEHRERLRRLFDEDRQEGLPGVWLPDSVENKIPTAGVLWAWQWFSPSRQLAIDRRSGLKRRHHLNDAAFQSAIRKAPRAADLRNS